The following coding sequences are from one Pseudomonadota bacterium window:
- a CDS encoding peptide-binding protein has protein sequence MTLKRWLIALPLVLVAALAQSYFWVPTYEDQSTGNPARLSKYIDASIGDAEVLNPILNADTVSNQIVGLVFEGLLDLDADLRLRGRIATDWGVTEEAYLLVNPERRFPDGTPVSGPVLLQRIAEGRTSGELRALEGLVTAMRLLPAERRTETIELPPQGDAAPQKLGVAVAVPERLHFSLGRVDQDFFGYLERVIGPDYLAGFPYERHIRTEDPAALETIRPRFAEILPVAEHNPVILFHLRKGVRFHDGHEVTAEDVRFTYEAIMNPRNLSPRGSDFEPIKRVEVLDPYTVRVVYKRLYSPAINAWTMGILPAHLLSEDALSQEMAARGLSETARAAFGMRDAGFNRAPIGAGPFRFVEWQSDERIHLRRNEDYWEGAPEYHDYYLRIIPDLLTQEVEFRTGAIDYYGALPHQVNRYLKDPKYQSFTSLAFAYSYIGYNLRRPVFQDARVRRALGMAIDVGEIIQYLLYGEGEQVTGPYAKESDWYDPSVSPLPYDPVGARRLLEEAGFKPNKEGWLERNGKVFEFNLITNTNPQRKNIMTVAQNAWKKIGVKCNTQYFEWAVFLKDFVNKGEFDALVLGWSMTPLDPDLYQLFHSSQTGPEQLNFVAYKSPEADDLIVEIRQEYDRERQRKLAHMLHRRIAEDQPYTFLYAPKSTRVLDKKIVIVEREPDGRERYVKIYPTKGGNISYYFNRWRKLAYTPDF, from the coding sequence ATGACCCTCAAACGCTGGCTCATCGCCCTGCCGCTGGTCCTCGTCGCGGCGCTCGCCCAGTCGTATTTCTGGGTGCCGACCTACGAGGACCAGAGCACGGGGAATCCGGCGCGGCTCTCGAAGTATATCGATGCCTCGATCGGCGACGCCGAGGTCCTGAACCCGATCCTGAACGCTGATACAGTCAGCAATCAGATCGTGGGGCTGGTATTCGAGGGTCTCTTGGACCTCGACGCGGATCTGCGGCTGCGCGGACGGATCGCGACGGATTGGGGGGTGACCGAGGAGGCCTACCTGCTGGTCAACCCCGAGCGCCGCTTCCCGGATGGTACGCCGGTGAGCGGGCCGGTGCTCCTGCAACGCATCGCAGAGGGGAGGACGAGCGGTGAATTGCGGGCCCTCGAAGGGCTCGTCACCGCCATGCGCCTCCTGCCGGCGGAGCGGCGCACCGAGACCATCGAGCTGCCGCCGCAGGGCGATGCGGCGCCCCAGAAGCTCGGTGTGGCGGTCGCGGTGCCGGAGCGCCTGCACTTCTCCCTCGGGCGCGTGGACCAGGACTTTTTCGGGTATCTCGAGCGCGTTATCGGCCCCGATTATCTCGCGGGCTTTCCCTACGAGCGCCATATCCGTACCGAGGATCCCGCGGCGCTCGAAACGATACGACCCCGGTTCGCCGAGATCCTGCCGGTCGCCGAGCACAACCCGGTGATCCTCTTTCATCTCCGGAAGGGCGTGCGCTTCCACGACGGCCACGAGGTCACGGCCGAGGACGTGCGCTTCACCTACGAGGCCATCATGAACCCCAGGAACCTATCGCCGCGCGGCTCCGACTTCGAGCCCATCAAGCGCGTCGAGGTCTTGGATCCCTATACCGTACGGGTCGTCTACAAGCGCCTCTATTCGCCCGCCATCAACGCCTGGACCATGGGGATTTTGCCGGCGCATCTCTTGAGCGAGGACGCGCTGAGCCAAGAGATGGCCGCACGCGGGCTCTCGGAGACGGCGCGGGCGGCCTTCGGGATGCGGGATGCCGGATTCAATCGCGCGCCCATCGGCGCCGGTCCGTTCCGCTTCGTCGAATGGCAAAGCGACGAGCGGATCCACCTGAGACGCAACGAAGACTATTGGGAAGGCGCGCCGGAGTATCATGACTATTACCTCCGCATCATCCCCGATCTGCTGACCCAGGAGGTCGAATTTCGCACCGGCGCCATCGATTACTACGGGGCGCTGCCGCACCAGGTCAATCGCTATCTGAAGGACCCAAAATATCAATCATTCACGAGCCTGGCCTTTGCGTATTCCTACATCGGCTATAACCTACGCCGTCCCGTGTTCCAGGATGCGCGCGTTCGCCGTGCGCTCGGGATGGCGATCGACGTCGGCGAGATCATCCAATACCTCCTCTACGGCGAGGGCGAACAGGTGACCGGGCCTTATGCCAAAGAATCGGATTGGTACGACCCCTCGGTTTCTCCCCTGCCCTACGATCCTGTCGGCGCCCGGCGACTCCTGGAAGAGGCGGGTTTCAAGCCCAATAAGGAGGGCTGGCTCGAAAGGAACGGTAAGGTATTCGAGTTCAACCTCATCACCAACACCAACCCCCAGCGCAAGAACATCATGACCGTCGCCCAGAACGCCTGGAAGAAGATCGGCGTGAAGTGCAATACGCAGTATTTCGAGTGGGCGGTGTTCCTCAAGGACTTCGTGAACAAGGGGGAGTTCGATGCCCTGGTGCTCGGCTGGAGCATGACGCCGCTCGACCCCGATCTCTACCAGCTCTTTCATTCGAGCCAGACCGGCCCCGAACAGCTCAATTTCGTCGCCTATAAAAGCCCCGAGGCGGACGACCTCATTGTCGAGATCCGCCAGGAGTACGATCGCGAGCGCCAGCGCAAGCTGGCCCATATGCTCCACCGGCGTATCGCCGAGGACCAGCCCTACACCTTCCTGTACGCGCCGAAGAGCACCCGCGTGCTCGACAAGAAGATCGTGATCGTCGAGCGCGAGCCGGACGGCCGAGAGCGCTACGTGAAGATCTACCCGACGAAGGGCGGTAACATCTCCTACTATTTCAACCGCTGGCGCAAGCTCGCCTACACCCCGGATTTCTGA
- a CDS encoding type II toxin-antitoxin system RelE/ParE family toxin, which yields MYRILILDAAIHELARLDKPVGRRIVERIHWLAANLDEIKPEALTGDLAGLYKRRAGDYRVLYEVVHDEQTIVIHAIGHRREITESGSGYLYWTPSSEWAASVECRLDTFEDNEEPFPGLTPDLDTISVPLTIRYFHPAGFFATLGMTYVRQEIAGLSEVPGDGRDDWPTPLSAIVCRSDSAS from the coding sequence ATGTATCGCATCCTCATCTTAGATGCGGCTATCCATGAATTAGCACGGTTAGATAAACCTGTTGGTCGTCGCATCGTTGAGCGAATCCATTGGCTGGCTGCGAATCTGGACGAGATCAAACCTGAAGCATTGACGGGTGACCTCGCAGGACTCTATAAACGTCGCGCGGGTGATTACCGTGTCCTTTATGAGGTAGTTCACGACGAACAGACGATCGTGATTCATGCGATTGGTCACCGCAGGGAGATTACCGAAAGCGGTAGCGGCTACCTGTACTGGACACCTTCATCCGAATGGGCCGCGAGTGTCGAGTGTCGCTTGGACACGTTCGAGGACAATGAAGAACCATTTCCCGGTCTTACGCCGGATCTAGACACCATCAGTGTGCCCTTAACTATCCGGTATTTCCATCCCGCGGGGTTCTTTGCCACGCTCGGCATGACCTATGTCCGACAAGAGATCGCGGGTCTCTCCGAAGTTCCTGGAGATGGCCGCGATGACTGGCCGACACCGCTCTCGGCTATCGTCTGCCGAAGCGACTCGGCATCATGA